A stretch of Maniola hyperantus chromosome 15, iAphHyp1.2, whole genome shotgun sequence DNA encodes these proteins:
- the LOC117988916 gene encoding uncharacterized protein — protein sequence MGKRKAQEEEAKIRKKIRKLEKKLAPTRRRIMRLPSSSSDENNDVNQSENDALCDPLSVYFDTTAVHDDERPDIVSATALPGTAVETTVLQDGGADSAVAGLEGSTDPELDGSILSLLGDAPENNSELGLPIHRDIATRWQEILQKGLKEDIKKDLIKLYPIPNNLEILIPPILNPEVKAALTEPLVKRDFAIFHRQKQTGIALSALGKSVDSIVNDPDKNLQNIEIKSALLRPISDACRILCDLYQLETKRRRTHIINSINNKMKDIVMDTVPGKYLFGDNISEKLKTAQGINRSGQILKVIPNKTPFSNSNKNTMTATPSNVKSLNQRTPYRKTAARSYMGKQRLQDRAAPATVATSSRQRHYRRSPPPPPRRQRQQRY from the exons ATGGGAAAACGGAAAGCACAGGAAGAGGAGGCAAAAATTAGgaagaaaataagaaaattggAAAAGAAATTGGCACCAACAAGAAGACGTATAATGCGTTTACCTTCCAGCTCAAGTGACGAAAACAACG ATGTCAATCAGTCGGAGAATGACGCATTATGTGATCCTTTGTCGGTTTATTTTGACACCACGGCCGTACATGACGATGAACGTCCAGATATCGTGTCAGCGACGGCATTACCTGGAACAGCTGTCGAAACGACAGTTTTGCAAGACGGTGGTGCCGATTCTGCAGTCGCAGGTCTGGAGGGAAGTACTGACCCTGAACTAGATGGTTCAATTCTTTCATTGTTGGGTGACGCCCCTGAGAATAATAGTGAATTAGGACTACCTATACATAGGGATATTGCCACTAGGTGGCAGGAGATTTTGCAGAAGGGTTTAAAAGAAGACATTAAAAAAGACCTAATCAAATTATATcctatacctaataatttagaaatattGATACCGCCAATCCTAAATCCCGAAGTAAAGGCAGCATTAACAGAGCCTCTAGTGAAACGAGATTTCGCTATATTTCACAGACAGAAGCAGACCGGGATAGCATTGTCTGCTCTTGGCAAATCGGTAGACTCGATAGTAAACGATCCCGATaagaatttacaaaatattgaaataaaatcagCCTTATTAAGACCGATTAGCGATGCCTGTCGCATTTTATGCGACTTATATCAACTTGAAACCAAGAGGAGAAGAACACATATcataaattcaataaataataagatgAAAGACATAGTTATGGACACAGTACCAGGGAAGTATCTTTTTGGTGACAATATATCAGAAAAACTCAAGACAGCCCAGGGTATTAATAGATCTGGGCAGATTTTAAAGGTCATACCAAATAAGACACCCTTCTCTAATTCAAACAAGAATACTATGACAGCTACACCTAGCAATGTCAAGTCTTTAAACCAGAGGACCCCGTATCGGAAAACAGCTGCACGTTCTTATATGGGGAAACAACGACTGCAGGATCGTGCAGCACCAGCAACGGTGGCAACAAGCAGCCGCCAGCGACACTACCGCCGCAGCCCGCCGCCGCCCCCTCGACGTCAGAGACAGCAGCGCTATTGA